The Arvicola amphibius chromosome 4, mArvAmp1.2, whole genome shotgun sequence genome includes the window ATAAATTCATCTAAACCCCTGGTGGGAGCAGTGTGGGGTCCAGGCCAACATGCCTGCCTTGGTTGGTCCCCTCCTGGTTCCCTCTTTAAACCAAACCCACATTTCATCCCTTTGTACCTGGAATGCCATGCCATGCCCTGTGTTCAGGCCCAATGAGACTTTGCCAGCTTTCAAGAGCTACCATGTTCAGCAGCTCCTCACCCATAGAGCCTCCCCAGACAGGCTCGTGACTCCATTACCCAGGAAAGCCCCCTTGAATGGATGCAGGGCGGCTTTGACTGGATTGACTTGATGACAGACAAGAATGCAGGCCTTGGCTTTTTACTGAGGGAAGACCTGAGGACTCCCTGGCTCTCAGGAACCAGATTCTCTGCTCAGCCTGGCCTCCCAGCTACACGTGGCTGACTGGAGTTTGGGCAGGCTGCAAGGGCATGGGCATGCTTCCATTTCTTCTGTCCCTCTCAAGGgacttcctcctccctccctcatacTTTGCCCAGACTAGCCCAGGTCTGATGCTGGGCAGCTGTGGGGGCCATCTCAGTGGGAGGATAGCTGCTGGGACTGCACCCTTCCTCAGGAAACCtggcctccgcctcctcctcggCCATCCTTCCCTTAATGTCCCCAGCCCTGGCACTTTGGATCCTTATGTCCTCTCCAAGGCCCCAGAGCGGGTTCTCTTGCACAAGGGACACATGGTCTCCTCCAAGGCTCTCCAGGACCTCTTGGGCCTGAGTCCCAAGCCCTCAGGGGGACCAGACTGGGAGGGGACACCCTTGGCTGGGTCCATGCTGGAACTGGAAgctgaggaaaaaggaaagagaagtcacTCAGAGGGACCCAAACTGAAACCCTACCTCGGTGTCCCTGGACCTTATAACCTTCAAGACAATTGAAGAGCTTGGTGCTACATCCTTGAACTAGTGGCGGGGGAGATGTCAGTGGGTCATGAACTCTTGTAAAATGAACTGAGGGAGAGTTGTCCAAGGTCCATCAAAATACAGAACAAGGATTAGAACCCAGATCTCTTAGTCCCAGATCTCTGCCTTACACCCCCATCCCAACGGGTTCCAGCTATGGTCCAGCTGCCTACTGCCACCCTGAGATTTCATAAGACTTAAGAATCAGTAGTGGGGCACACGGATAGAAAAATTCAACAAGATTTCGGTCCCTGGAGCAAGACATTACTTTAGTGTGTCCTAGCCACAGTGTCCTCTCCTGGCAAGAAGGCTGGAGAATGGAAGAGGCCCATCTGAGTTCCCTTGCATCTTTCCCTCGTGTCTCCAGTCCTTCCTTAACAGAGCTCACCTGTATTTCCCAGGTTGTCCCTGGGCAGTTGGGCTTCCAGAAGGGTTGAGCAATGGCTGTTACCTGGACCCAGGGTCCCCTGTGGCAGAGACAGGGGCCAGGCCGAGCCTTCAGGCCGTGGCAGGCTGCCCCCAGCCATGAGCCGGCCTAGCCAGTGGCTTCCACATTGACCAGCAGGCTGCATGTGGCCTGGCAGGTAGAGAGCCAAGCTCCGGAGGTGACGCAATCGGAAGTTCTTGGGCTTGCTTGCCTGGGCACCAGGGCCTTGCTGCTGCTGGGCCCCCAGCCCTCCCTCATAGATGTTGGGTGGTGTATCAGGGTGGCTGGGGCGTCCTGGGGCCCAACTCACTCCATctgcaggagagagagcaggagggtgGTGGCCAGTGGGGCCAGCATCTGGGTAAAAAGATGCAAGTACCAGCTTCTATGATAGACCCCACTCCCAGGCTATCCAGCCTCAGATCCTGTCTATGCCCATTTTTCCTGTTTGCTCCCCTAGGGGCCTAAGAAGCCCAGGACTTTGGCACTGAGATCTCTTTCAGCACTTCAAGCCCTTTTTTTGTGTGCCCTCTACCCTAGAAAGAGTATGCTGGTGCCAATATAAGCAAAGTGGGTAAAAGAGGGCATGAGTGGCCCAGTCATACAGCCTAGAATGGGAGTTACTCCCCTCCCAAGCATGCATGTCCCTGGGATCTCCCCAGTAGCTTTGGGCCCAGGTTAAGACAGAATGGCATCTCTGCTATTGCTTCTCCCTGCAGCCAGGCACCTTCTCTTATTCGAAGCTCAGAGAATGCACAGACCAAGGCTTCCATGGAGGGCCAGTATGGTGGGGGAGGAGTGGCCAGGCCTTGTGTGcagcagggcctgctctcccctGCCTAGGGGCTGGGTCTGCAGGTCTCCCATGGCAACTGGCTCTTATGATGTCACAGTAAAGACTAGTCTTCTTGGCCCCCTTAGTTTGGGAGAGAATGAATGGTGTCAGGTCaggggcagggtgggaggagggcaTGGGGATGGGTTAGAAACCTAGGGTAAATTCACTGCTCCTCAATTTCAGAggaagacacatttaaaaaaaattaactttggcATGCTGAGAACTCATTGTGTGGGGTGATCTTTAGGGAgcttcagcttcctcatctgtcaTTCGGAGAAAGAGGATTTAAGATACAAAGCTGGAGAGATCTGAATCACACTGAAAAGGTGGTTCCAGGTGACCCTTGTCCAGCTGTCCATTTTCTCACAAGTTGTTAGACAGTGTGTAGATAATGCCATTTTTCCCCTAAGCATGTGGACAAACTGGAACTCTTGCCTTGGTGGTGGAAATATAAAACTACAACTAAATTTGGAATCAACTCAGTCACAAAACCATAACGTTTCATTATAGAAAATTTAGTTCTCTGTTTTACATTTTGGTTTATGGACCACTGTTTTTGTATATAGATAATAGTGGAGTTTCATTTATTTGCTGTGGATTTCTCATTGTTCCAAAACCATTTGTCCAAATGCATTGTCGCCTATGTTGGCCCTATTCCACACACTAAGTTCTCAAGCAGCTTACTCCTGGTCCCCACCACAATGTCCGGGTCAAGGGCACCTTTACGTTCTCCGCCTCCCCATCTTGGAGCTTTGCCTTCCTATTCTCCCACACTTCTTGGCCCAGCTCATCCCTTCTTTCCCCTGTCCTTCTTTATCGCGGTTGTCCCCAATTTGTAGCAGCCACCAGGGAGGATTCCCTGCAGAGCTCCGCACTGGGGCGTGATACACATCACTACTACTCCGATCTCAGAATTAACCAGTTTCCAGGACAACCTCTGGCTCATGGGTCTGGAAAATGATTTTCAGCCTGTAGTGAAGACTTACAAGCTGTACGTACACGAAATCTCTCCGGGTGCAGTTCTCGAATTCTGCGGAGGGTAGCGTACCTTCGTTCCCGTCATTCTGTGGCTACTTTATGCGTCTTTGACTGTGGGGTTTAGCTGTTTTTAACAAATATGAAGGAGACTCGGTCACATAAAGTGATAGTGCTCTCTATAGAAGTTAGTCAATGAGAGCCACAAAAGAACCGAAGCCAAAACTGCTTGATGAACGGTGAGAAGCGCCGCCTGCTGGTCTGtggcgtgcgcgtgcgcgcgtgcgcgcgtgcgccgCTTCGCTTCCTGTCTTGTTTGGCCCTGACGGCACGCTGTCCAAGTGCTCTGCAGGTTGCTATAGAGACCGGCGAGCCCTGGGCCTGCGAACTCCAAAGAGGCGAGCATCGTGCCCCGGTGGACTTTTGCTAACCAAACCGCCATGTCTTTCCGCGACCTCCGCAGTAAGGCTGTACCCGGCTTGCCCGTGGGCTTCCCAGAAACTCGGAGCTCCCCTGCTAGACCCCTGTCTGAGCCGTAGGCCCCAGACTAGCCAGGGACTGACGGACCTCTGCAGCACCTTTGCTAAGTTCTGCCCGTCACTGGCCGCGAGTGGCTAGAACACTTGGAATGTGTTTCGAGCGGCTGAAGAACTGAGTGTGTTTAATTTTTACCTCATTTTACCTCAGTTTGTCACAGCCACATTCGCAGCCGCATTAGAAAGGTCATAGAAaatggagacttttttttctgtgttagagTTTGTAGAAAGAAGCAATAAAGCCAGGGAGGTGACTGGATGGATGGCTATTGCTGctagtttttgtcttgttttgttttatcgtCGTTAATTGTTGTTaatttttggaaatttttttaaacaatctgtCATATACTGTTCTTTTTGTGAGCATTATGTTGTTTACTCCTAGTCACTTCCTGTGCCCTGAGTCCAGAGGTGAGGAAACAGGCAGCAACCGGTCAAAGTaatttgggcaagaaatggcTAGAGCGAGTGGCTTAGGCGTTTTGCATCCAGGTTGTCTGATCGCCAACACTGAGAACTTTGCCCGAGAGTGGGGAAGTGGGAAGACCGTTTATTAGGGTCAGGCTGTTGCAGTCCACTTGTTGTTTCTGTATCTAACTGCAAGTGGTCTAACTTCTCATGGTTTGCACAGCCGGAGAGAGTGGCAGGACTGTGTGACCTTGCCTCTCCCGGCGGCGGAGTAGCCGCTAGTATCTGGAGTGTCATGTCTTCTGGGGTCTGACGCTGTTCGAGACAGTGTCATGGCGGTCCCACGTAGTTTTTGATGAGGCCAGCACTTTGCTAGGGTCGTTGAAAAGCAATGTACTGAAAAAAGTATTCCGGGAGTATTTCAGAATGTTTATcttaaataaatactgaatagCTGTGTAATGGAGACTCTGTCCCCATCTAACAGTGGAGAATTGCTAGCTTCCCCTTAGCAGGAGAAAGTGTTTGGATGAAGCCTGACTGGAGGGGAAACTGCCACCTGTTCACCACCATCTTTCTCGTCCACCGTCTGGTGCAGTCCGCCCTGCTTTATCGTACAGGTAGCTTATTTGGAATTGTCAACAGGACGTTTTGAATAGCTGTGTTCAGGAAACATGCGTAGACATCGCACCACCAGGAAACTGTTCACAGCTCAGCATATTGTGGGAACTCAATATGAGATGTTGTTGTGTTCCTTTTGATTTgccgagacagggttctctgtgtaacaaaaaCCCTCATTgactagaacttactttgtaaaccaggttagccttgaacccacaaagatccacctgtctctggttgtgttcctttcttttcaagacggtttctctgtgtagccctggctgtcctggagctcactctatagaccaggctgtcctggagctcactctattgaccaggctgtcctggagctcactctatagaccaggctgtcctggagctcactctattgaccaggctggctttgaactcacaaagatccacctgcctctgcctcccgagtgctgggattaaaggcgtgccacgcccgcttttgttttcttctgttttctttcaatcAGTGTAGCTTTTTTAGGTGCTTCCAACTTTACTAATTTTTACTgtttactaatatgtttttacaGTAAATATAAATACTGAAGATAGTTCaaccattttcttaaaatttttgaaatttatgtcaTGAAAATACTATATGATCACTGAAAAGAATATATAatcttgaacatttttttctcatgatgtTTTATGAGGCtaggtagtttttattttgttgtttgtttttaattagttaactaattttatttctttttacataccaatcccagttccccctccctcttcctctcccacttcctcctaCACCACCCCCCATCTGCTGCTCAAGAGGGTAAGTCcttccctgggaagtcaactaagtctgtccatCAACtccttgaggcagaaccaaggtcCATCTCTTCCCTCCCCGGAGCCTGGGCTGAACAAGGTTTCTTTctatagagaatgggctccacataGTCAGTTTATACATAGAGTTAGCTCCTGGTCCCACTTGCCTGTGGCCCCATATACTGCCCAAGCCATACCATTGTCACCTGTATTCAGGGGCCCTAATTCAATCCtatacaggttccccagctgtcagtccagtcagtgatctcccactagctcaggccagctcattctgtgggtttccccatcatggtcttgacccctttgctcatattttccctcctccctcactttgtgctctgggagctcagcccagtggttagttgtggatctctgcatctgcttccatctgtttcttgaAGAGAGTTCtagcttctctttttttccagtttatttattttttattaaaaattagttcTAGCTTCTCTTATGGActctgtaggctggttatcctttgctttatgtctggtatccacttatgagtgagtacaaattatatttatctttctgggtctgggttacctcactcaggatggttttttctagttccatttgcctgcaaatttaaagatgtcattgtttttttactgctgtgtagtactccattgggtaaatgtgccacattttctttatccattctttgtttgagggacatctaggttgtttacaggtttgggctgttatgaataatgctgctatgggcatagttgagcaaatgcccttgtgtgagtgtgcctcctttggatatatgcccaaaagtagtattgctggatcatgaggtagattgattcctaattttctgagaattcgccatactgatttctacagtgtctgtacaagcttgcactcccaccagcaatgcagaagtgttccccttactccacatgctctccagcataagctgtcaatGGTGTTTTTTATCTTCGCCTTTCTGatcagtgtaagatggtatctccgagttgttttgatttgcattttcctgatggctgaggatgtcaagcatttccttaagtgtctttcagctatttgagattcttctgttgagaattctctgtttagatctgtaccccatttttaaattggattctTGAgcatttgtgtattttggagatcagtcctctgtcagatggggttagtgaagatcttttcccattctgtaggctgccgttttgtcttgttgactgtatcctttgctttacagaagcttctaagtttcaggaggtcccatttattaattgttgctctcagtgtctgtgatactggggttatattcaggaagtggtctcccgtgTCCCATGCAttcaaggttacttcccactttctcttcagtgaggttcagtgtggatggatttatgttgaggtctttgatccatttggatagTTTTCATTTTGGGTAGTAAAGAGGCagataacaaaaagaaatgaaagcctcAACTAATCCCTAGACCCCGTTTCCCTGAAGAAAGTCTACTCCATTGGACTTAGGTGTTTTCCAGGTGATGGCTTAGGTACTGTCAGTTCGTGTCTCCCTGCCTGTCTTCTCACAGAGTTGATGGATTGGGCCCCTCAGGCTGCCACTAAGGTGGGAAGAACCAGtaagaagggaaagcagagacaaTGAGATTAACTGCTTTCCAAAGAGCTGCCATCTGACAAGGACTGATGGAACTGTGTTTTATATTGGACAGATTTCACAGAGATGATGAGAGCCCTGGGATACCCACGACATATCTCTATGGAGAATTTCCGCTCACCCAACTTTGGGCTTGTCTCTGAAGTCCTCCTGTGGCTTGTGAAAAGGTGAGGGTGCACCTTATTCTTGTCTTAGCATGAATAGTGCTTTGTTTGTTGGCTAACTGGGAACCGTCATGAtgcaaaaggaagaaattagTGCAATCCATGCAGGAGGGACTGAGTTGTAATTTGTGAAAAGTCATCAGAGCTGCCAGGCATGATACTGCAAGTatatatctgtgagttcagggtcagcctgggctacatatcaagttctgggccagccagggctacatagtgagaaaccttctctcaatttttaaaaactgaaagaaagaaatcaccagAGTTTAAAGAACATGGAGGGCTGTGATTATCCTTATTGGAGTGCTGGCATCGACTCCTCTTCAGCCCTCACCACACTGGCAGGGACTTTATACACTCGGGATACACTGCATTAAAGTACTGCAGGtgtggctggagagctggctcagaggttaggagcttGTGCTGGTCTTgaaggggacctgagtttgattctcagcatgcacgttgtttgggggttttttgtttttcaagacagggtttcactgtagctttggagccagtcctggaactagctcttgtagaccaggctggcctcaaactcacagagatccgcctgcctctgcctcctgagtgctgggattaaaggcgtgcaccaccaccgcctggccttctTAGCACTCATGTTGGATGGCTTACACTGTGTGTAACTACAGCTATGGGAGGATCTCACACCTCTGACATCAGTGAGCACTGGTACTAAtgtacacatgcttacacacagacccccacacacataattaCAAATACAATATTAAAAATCTAAAGCAATAAATAATACAGACTTTTCGTTGTGTTAAAAGTCTTatgtgacagagaaaccctgtaaaaagTCTTATGTGATAAGGATTGGCAACATTTTGTGTTAAGAACCAGAGGGTAAATATTGTATATGTTGTTACACATAAAATTTAGTCTACATGAGATGCCTGTTGAATATtttagagttataggcagttgtaagccacctgacattggtgctaggaactgaaggcaggtcctctggaagaacaatatatgctctttttgttgttgttgttattttcgtttttgtttttttgagactgggtttctcagtgtaacagtcctagtttcTAGACTACTaggccacctcaccagcccctcttctttgcttttaaaatgtaaaagctattCTTATCTCTCAGACTATACAACTACAGCTGAGGGTCACAAATCTTCTGAGCCCTGGTGAATTAGCAGTAAATAAGTAATTCCAACAACCCTGCCACTTCTAGAGTGAACTGTTTAGCCCTCGTGTCTGTCTTGGGCAAAAAGCTATTAGCCTGAGTCAAAATCTTGGTTATTTCATAAAAGTTGGAAGTTTGAGATAGACTTATTCTATAATCTGAGTCccatatttgtttacttattcatTATCACTTTATTATTGTATCTGTATCACTTTATTGTTCCTTGTCCCCACTCTcatgtcatggcacacatgtacCGGTGTGGAGATTGGAGGACGAGGCTGttgagttgattctctccttccatctttatacaggttctggggtttgaactcaggtttctAGGCTTACACAGCAAACTCCTTTACCTGCTAAGtatgtgtgaatacatgtatgtatatgggttTACGCTAGCCACCACACGCATGTGGAGGTTAAAGAATTAGTTGGTTCTCCTCTTACACTATGTAAGTCCTGGAGATTGAATTCTGATTGCTAGGCTTGGTAGAAACCCTGTTTACCCACTAAGCCGTCTTGTGGTCTGCCACTTAATCTCATTCTTGAGTTGGAATTTGCTCCCTGAGTATTTTGTTTGCTCTTGAAGTTTTTGCTTAATCACATTGCCTTGGATGGGGCTTTGGTTGGAGCCTGGAAAACCTCATGTTAGCAATAATCATCTGCCTTCTCTTTAATgggccttttttgttttgtttgtttaatggctttgttttggtttgttttattttagttagggtttcactgtataagCCGGGCTGAtttggaactcactgagatctacctgcctctgcctcttgagtgctaagattgtaagtgtgcaccaccacacctgactttaaGGACTTTATATTGGATTGGCTCTTGCTTGTTTTTTCTGACAGATATGAGCCACAGACTGACATCCCTTCTGACATTGAGACCGAACAAGACCGAGTTTTCTTCATTAAAGCAATTGCCCAGTTCATGGTTAGTTTACAGTTATTTTATAGAATTATCAAATAAATTAGAAGAAGATGAATCTTATTTGGTACTGTTTTTTGAATTGAGTatcatatttactttttaaaaccatcCCACTGCCAGATTTCTGTGGAACCATTTcgccaaagtgtgtgtgtgtgtgtgtgtgtgtgtgtgtgtgtatgtgtgtgtgtttctttgttttttgactcATTGCTTatatggttttatttgtttattttgggtttttgttttgttgtttgtttggtgtgtgtgtgtgtgtgtgtgtgtgtgtgtgtgtgtgtgtgtgtgcgctttgaaacagggtttctctgtaactttgatgcctgtcctggaactcactctgtagaccaggctggccttgaactcaccgagatctgcgtgcctctgtctcccgagtgctcggattaaaggcatgcaccaccacccccaacttGTTTATTTTGGGATAAGTAATATGTTTTATGCTTCATAAATTTTTAGATCACAAACTTATACAGAGTAAAATGACGCTCTGCCATGCCTACCCTAGGCTGAATTCCAGTCATAATAACCACTGTTTAAAACTGAGCCCAGAGTTTGCTTATGCATATTTAAACAAAtcataataatatatacatatattaattatatttaattacataTAGGAGCAATAACAGTATACATATATTCCCATTAACTCGTGCTATGTAGCATCTTGCCTTCCTTATTTAGTAGTATATTTTGAAGAACTTTCCAATGCATATAGAATTTTCCTCTTTTGCTTGAGTTATTATTACTTACATGAGTATCTCACAATTATGTTATTTGTTTAGGTATTTACATAGTTTATAACATTTGCTGTTCAAAAGAATTCTGTAATAGCCTGTGCTTTTAATTTTAGTTGTGAGTTTGTGCTTAGAGTTAgttattaaaattgaaattactGGGTCTAAGATACATGTGTTTGTAGTTTGGATGTCTTTATCACAATATGAGACATTTGCAGTGTGTTTTATCCTTAATCACTGAGTTGTTTCAGTTGGTGGCAGAGATATTTTCAAATTACCTACATGGGATTTGGACAGGGCCCTAACCTTTAAGTGGGTATGGTAGAACACCTTCTAATCCCATTGCTTAGATAAGACAGGAAGAAGTGAGAGCTCAAATCTAGCCTGAACATCTggatagtgagtttcaggccagcctgggttacatagtaagaccctgtctgaagaaaaacaaacagaacagaactttgtctgtctcaaaacaggcCACAAAGGCACATATAAAACTCAATACCAAGAAGCTTTATCAGGCAGATGGGTATGCCGTGAAAGAGCTGTTGAAGATCACATCCGTTCTTTACAATGCAATGAAGACCAAGGGTATGGAGGGCTCTAAAGtgggagaggaagacatcagcaagTTCAAGTTTGACCTTGGCTCTAAGGTAAGGATGGGGAAGTCTGCGCCTAGAGAGTGTTTTTGCTTAGAGTTGGAGGTACTCCTTTCCTTACTGGTGAACTCAGGGCGTTTCCATCTGTGGTAACAGTTTATTCTCATTAGTGTGGGGATGAAAGCAAAATCACAATAAATCTAGTTGTTTGAAAGCCTGATTTTATCAGATGGTGAGGATATAGGTATAAACAAAAAGTGACATCCTTGGAGGAGTCAACTGTGAACAACCATGATAAAATGTGGAAGATCTGAGGCAGTCAGCCGTGGAGAACAGCAGACCGGTGTGGGGTGGAGTGTGTGAGGGGCAGGGCTGTCAGAAACAGGGCCAGCCTTGGGGGTTCCCAGGGTGGATGTATCACAACCCGGAACAGAAGAACCAGGCTGCAGACAGGGCTCAAAGGGAAGGTCCACAGCGTAGCACAaactgagacttttttttatcCAAGGAGGTTAGGAAAAAAGATCCACCTCTTCTGAAGgtcttctttattctctcatgATGTTCCTGTCATGACATTCCATCTTCCTTTGTTCTCCACAGCTTAAATACCcaacaaaatctttcaagcaataCAGGAGCCACACAAAAGGACACACTCCATTTCTTAAGTAAATGATTAAAAACAGAGTCACCCTACAACTCACTGCAGTAAATCTAAATATCTTGTCATGGAGCAAGgaagtagcatttttttttattaatcaactCTTTAATTGACAGGCTGCAAATTGCAGTGGTAAAGAAAGAAATCGATCATTTTGTTATCTGTCCAGAAAGGTGACCTTATAAGGAATTTTAAAGTCATTATAAACCCAACCTCTGAGGAGtctaagaaaaaataaggaaattgtaTACTGTATCCTATACTTCTGAGTGCATCAACATTTTGAACTAACATTCTGTGATCAAAGATCATAAAATGTCAGGCTTTCTTGGACTCAGAAAGTGCTGTTTAGACAGGGAGAGGTGTGTCATAAGTTCTTTAGTTTGGGCTCAGAATTATCATGGACCTTCAGTATCAGCTCAAATGCCAATCCCAAATCACAGCCCTTTCAATCTCAAATGTGCTTTCTGCCCTGTGTTCAGCCCTTGaccataaaaaagaaacttgTAGCTTTTACTTGGGGTTATGAAGTCAAATCATTTTCTGTAGCCCTGGTCAGTTAGAAAATCTTTTCCCGAGATGTATCTGCATAAAAGCTGTTTCTGCTTCTAGACCTTGGTTAATTACTCAATGTCACCTGTGTGATTTCAGGACctgacatttttatatataagaaaGCTAGTTGGCTGAACTTTGCATCTTCAGGTTACATACCCGTATCATAAAACTGAGGTTAGGAATTTTTGCAGAGAGTTCATTGTTGTCCTAGGTTATCAGACAGACCTAGCAAGGAAACCACATGCAGTAATTAGGTTGCTTTGCACTTTTAATCCTGGCTCAACAAATCAGACAGCTCATCTATATGTTCTTGTGAACTAGGTTGCTTTTCTGGGAATAGTTTATCTTAAAAGCCATTAGCAAGGCATCTGGT containing:
- the C4H16orf90 gene encoding uncharacterized protein C16orf90 homolog isoform X1, which translates into the protein MTGTKVRYPPQNSRTAPGEISYGVSWAPGRPSHPDTPPNIYEGGLGAQQQQGPGAQASKPKNFRLRHLRSLALYLPGHMQPAGQCGSHWLGRLMAGGSLPRPEGSAWPLSLPQGTLGPGNSHCSTLLEAQLPRDNLGNTASSSSMDPAKGVPSQSGPPEGLGLRPKRSWRALEETMCPLCKRTRSGALERT
- the C4H16orf90 gene encoding uncharacterized protein C16orf90 homolog isoform X2, whose product is MQPAGQCGSHWLGRLMAGGSLPRPEGSAWPLSLPQGTLGPGNSHCSTLLEAQLPRDNLGNTASSSSMDPAKGVPSQSGPPEGLGLRPKRSWRALEETMCPLCKRTRSGALERT